The Dendrosporobacter quercicolus genome includes a window with the following:
- a CDS encoding sensor histidine kinase, with protein MNITRMKWLAALVPAICIGLFEFARHEFLHVVSMEWGNVLVAALTGLLFVLFSHGIFALMENLYGKLQQEKRETAVLQERYRIARNLHDSIAQALFFMNVKTIEIAAACQNRQELLPAIKELQEAIKLTDTEIRQHIFSLQAVTQPNDNFDLAAAIQVHLQQYEAQTGATTKLTKNCSSLAKFSPYERRQLFHIFQELLFNIRKHAEATQVSISLKENDQGFSMEIADNGKGFAAENLQQKKSSFGYKILEQDIQSIGADLKLTSVPGTGTTVTVLLQDSRSEVIV; from the coding sequence ATGAATATCACCAGAATGAAATGGCTGGCGGCTTTAGTCCCGGCAATATGCATCGGCCTGTTTGAATTTGCCAGGCATGAATTTTTGCACGTTGTTTCAATGGAATGGGGCAATGTTCTGGTTGCGGCTTTAACCGGCTTACTGTTTGTGCTGTTTTCCCACGGTATTTTTGCCTTGATGGAAAACCTGTACGGAAAACTGCAGCAGGAAAAACGAGAGACAGCGGTTTTGCAGGAGCGTTACCGGATCGCCCGGAATTTGCACGACAGTATAGCCCAGGCTTTATTCTTTATGAACGTCAAAACCATCGAAATCGCAGCCGCCTGCCAGAACCGTCAGGAGCTTCTGCCGGCAATTAAAGAATTGCAGGAAGCGATTAAACTGACCGATACCGAAATCCGGCAGCATATTTTTTCCTTGCAGGCAGTGACACAGCCCAATGATAATTTTGATCTTGCAGCAGCCATACAAGTTCATTTACAGCAATACGAAGCGCAGACCGGCGCAACAACAAAATTAACAAAAAACTGCAGCAGCCTGGCTAAATTCAGTCCTTACGAACGCCGGCAGCTTTTTCATATCTTTCAGGAACTGTTATTCAACATCCGTAAGCATGCCGAGGCTACTCAGGTAAGTATCAGCTTAAAGGAAAATGACCAAGGATTTTCAATGGAAATTGCCGATAACGGCAAAGGATTTGCCGCGGAAAACCTGCAGCAAAAAAAGTCATCGTTTGGTTACAAAATTTTAGAACAGGATATACAGTCAATTGGCGCTGACCTTAAGCTTACAAGCGTTCCGGGAACTGGAACCACAGTAACTGTCCTGCTCCAAGACAGCAGAAGTGAGGTGATAGTATGA
- a CDS encoding TonB-dependent copper receptor, whose protein sequence is MNQVRTFVVSSLILLSAATTGAQSALAAEDEDKITFWLDEIVVTAPVVSEPLTVETDPKSPRLPVPAADGGGYLKNIPGFSAARQGGTGGDPVFRGLGGTRLNVLLNGAYQFGACPGRMDPTTSYVFPEAYNRITVLKGPETVKYGGGNVAGTIYFARDTPLFDQPEVRVSSSVLLGSAGRDDELLDVTAGDPRGYVRIIKTRSNAHDYNDGNGNKVHSFYTRQSLTGIFGWTPEPGTLYEFTADTSDAEAAYSGRAMDGPKFDRNDYTFKFSKKNISPLISNLEFQAFHNYVDHVMDNYSLRPNSSMMNMAMEVDRTTNGGRLAADLALGEATTATVGIDYQRNKHAGRMAMAMMGKPAYTAGMARDLTFTNEGVFGEFKRRLDTSSRLLAGVRTDSLRVKNEKTAEKGHDRTYGAFLRYEYDYANAPVTSYIGLGHAQRPADYWERRVNFYLKPEKNTQLDTGLIYRSGRLSASLALFYANINDFILFKNQKSTAQNIDASLYGGEVELIYPLDHRWTATASLAYVRGNNQTEHKPLAQIPPLEGRLGLKYKHEKVEAGLLWRGVQAQNRYDLNSGSEIGYDLGASSGFGILSASIAYQAASRVTVAAGVDNIFDKNYAEFISRSGVAIPALDIASSFRINEPGRTVWIKASYNY, encoded by the coding sequence ATGAATCAAGTACGAACATTTGTTGTTTCCTCGTTAATTCTGTTATCGGCGGCAACAACCGGCGCTCAGTCAGCCTTGGCGGCAGAGGATGAGGACAAGATTACCTTTTGGCTGGACGAAATTGTTGTTACTGCCCCGGTGGTCAGTGAGCCTTTGACGGTGGAAACCGATCCTAAGTCGCCCAGGCTGCCTGTCCCGGCGGCTGACGGCGGCGGGTATTTGAAAAATATTCCCGGGTTTTCAGCAGCGAGGCAGGGGGGAACAGGCGGCGATCCGGTTTTCCGGGGACTGGGTGGAACGCGGCTTAATGTTTTGTTGAATGGCGCGTATCAGTTTGGCGCCTGCCCGGGCCGGATGGACCCGACAACGTCTTATGTTTTTCCTGAGGCTTACAACCGGATTACCGTTCTGAAAGGGCCGGAGACAGTGAAATACGGCGGGGGCAATGTCGCCGGAACAATCTATTTTGCCAGAGACACTCCGCTTTTTGATCAGCCTGAAGTCAGGGTAAGCAGCAGCGTGCTATTAGGCAGCGCCGGCCGTGATGATGAATTGCTGGATGTTACGGCCGGCGATCCCAGGGGTTATGTGCGGATCATCAAAACGAGGTCAAACGCCCATGATTATAATGACGGTAACGGCAATAAGGTTCATTCCTTTTATACAAGGCAAAGCTTGACCGGTATTTTCGGCTGGACGCCTGAACCCGGCACGCTATATGAATTTACCGCAGACACCAGTGATGCCGAAGCTGCTTATAGCGGAAGAGCAATGGACGGCCCCAAATTTGACCGTAACGATTATACCTTTAAATTCAGCAAGAAGAATATATCCCCATTGATTAGCAATTTAGAGTTTCAAGCCTTTCATAATTATGTCGATCATGTGATGGATAACTATTCATTGCGACCTAACTCATCCATGATGAATATGGCAATGGAAGTTGACCGGACAACAAACGGCGGGCGTTTGGCCGCAGATTTAGCTTTAGGAGAAGCGACTACGGCAACGGTCGGAATTGATTATCAGAGAAATAAACACGCCGGACGAATGGCCATGGCGATGATGGGAAAGCCGGCTTATACGGCAGGAATGGCCCGTGATCTAACCTTCACCAATGAAGGGGTGTTCGGCGAGTTTAAACGCCGGTTGGACACCAGCAGCCGGCTGCTGGCGGGAGTAAGAACCGATAGCCTAAGGGTAAAGAATGAAAAAACGGCGGAAAAGGGGCATGACCGGACGTATGGCGCCTTTCTGCGTTATGAATATGATTATGCCAATGCACCGGTTACCTCGTATATCGGCCTAGGGCATGCGCAAAGGCCGGCTGATTATTGGGAACGGAGAGTCAATTTCTATCTGAAACCGGAAAAGAACACCCAGCTTGACACCGGGCTTATTTATCGCTCCGGCAGACTTAGCGCCAGCTTGGCGTTGTTTTACGCCAATATTAATGACTTTATCTTATTTAAAAATCAAAAATCAACGGCGCAAAATATTGATGCATCACTTTATGGGGGAGAAGTCGAGCTGATTTATCCGCTGGATCATCGCTGGACGGCTACAGCTTCACTTGCCTATGTTCGCGGCAATAACCAGACCGAACATAAGCCCTTAGCCCAAATTCCGCCGCTGGAAGGGAGGCTGGGCTTAAAATACAAGCATGAAAAGGTGGAAGCCGGTCTGCTATGGCGCGGCGTTCAGGCGCAAAACCGTTACGACTTAAACAGCGGCAGTGAGATTGGGTATGATCTTGGTGCAAGCAGCGGCTTCGGCATTCTTTCCGCCAGTATTGCTTATCAGGCTGCCAGCCGGGTAACAGTTGCCGCCGGGGTGGACAATATCTTTGATAAAAATTACGCCGAATTTATTAGCCGCTCAGGGGTGGCAATACCGGCGCTGGACATTGCTTCTTCGTTTAGAATTAACGAGCCAGGCCGTACGGTATGGATAAAAGCCAGCTATAATTATTAG
- a CDS encoding heterodisulfide reductase-related iron-sulfur binding cluster, protein MTASRQLDMYQSSNLFMYLLMVVALAIFAKGVYDRYRFWQLGVPEDRLKHGKRGLIRFFLQTFGHLRILRDTYPGVMHWFFFWSFAAFTLGTLSIAVTTDLNIPLFQGAYYLLLSLIMDLLGLGAMIAIGMALWRRYGNKPEGIDNTPDDLISLLLIGAIFVTGFLLEGLRIAFAGDPWLVWNPVGAAVAALFSGSDAAGLRTAHRLVWWIHLLLSFGMIAYIPYSKLFHLITGPLNQILAKGRAAQSLSPLDMEDETAEQFGVNEIQQFTWKQLLDGDACIRCGRCQDRCPAYLTGKALSPKKFTQDLKKHLDAKGRLLLKGGEQDAAALSQPIVPEVIAEETVWACTTCGSCEEQCPVFVEHVPKIVDLRRNLVMLESNFPHELALTFRGMETNGNPWNISRSARADWAKGLDVPTLANSEPVEYLYWPGCSGAFDERNKKISIVIVKLLQKAGASFAILGTEETCCGDSARRLGNEYLYQTLAAQNIETMNSYGVKKIITACPHCFNTFKNEYPQFGGNYEVIHHSALMASLVQAGKLKPETPIAGSYTYHDSCYLGRYNDIYAEPRAVLAAIPGLQGKEMIESKVNGFCCGGGGGRMWMEEEPNQRVNVKRTEQAIATGANLFVTACPYCLTMLEDGTKLKDVDETIKTQDIAEILWDSVK, encoded by the coding sequence TTGACTGCTTCTAGACAACTGGATATGTACCAAAGCAGTAATTTATTCATGTATCTTCTGATGGTGGTTGCGTTGGCAATTTTTGCTAAAGGGGTATATGACCGTTACCGGTTTTGGCAGCTCGGTGTGCCTGAGGATCGGCTAAAACACGGCAAACGCGGACTGATTCGCTTTTTTCTTCAAACCTTTGGCCACCTGCGCATTTTACGGGATACGTATCCCGGAGTCATGCACTGGTTTTTCTTTTGGTCATTTGCTGCGTTTACGCTCGGAACGTTGTCGATTGCGGTTACGACAGATTTAAACATTCCGTTGTTTCAGGGCGCGTATTATCTTTTGCTGTCTTTAATCATGGATTTACTCGGATTGGGCGCGATGATCGCTATCGGCATGGCACTTTGGCGCCGCTATGGCAATAAACCGGAAGGAATCGACAATACGCCTGATGATCTCATCTCATTACTGCTGATTGGCGCCATTTTTGTAACCGGTTTCCTGCTGGAAGGTCTGCGGATTGCCTTTGCCGGCGATCCCTGGCTGGTCTGGAACCCTGTCGGCGCAGCTGTTGCCGCCTTATTTTCCGGTTCAGATGCAGCAGGTCTGCGTACAGCTCACCGCCTTGTCTGGTGGATTCACTTGCTGCTGAGCTTCGGTATGATCGCCTATATTCCTTATTCTAAACTATTTCATCTGATCACCGGTCCGCTGAATCAGATCCTCGCTAAAGGGCGAGCGGCGCAAAGTCTGAGTCCGCTTGACATGGAAGACGAAACTGCGGAACAGTTTGGCGTTAATGAGATTCAGCAATTTACCTGGAAGCAGCTTTTAGATGGCGATGCCTGTATTCGCTGCGGCCGTTGCCAGGACCGCTGTCCCGCCTATCTAACCGGCAAGGCGTTATCACCCAAGAAATTTACCCAAGATCTGAAGAAACATCTTGATGCCAAAGGCCGTCTTTTGTTAAAGGGAGGCGAACAGGATGCAGCGGCGCTGAGTCAGCCGATTGTGCCTGAGGTCATTGCTGAAGAGACGGTATGGGCTTGTACGACCTGCGGCTCTTGCGAGGAACAGTGTCCGGTGTTTGTCGAGCATGTACCGAAAATTGTTGATCTGCGGCGTAATTTGGTGATGCTGGAAAGTAATTTCCCGCATGAACTCGCGTTGACCTTTCGCGGCATGGAAACTAACGGCAATCCCTGGAACATCAGCCGGTCGGCCCGGGCTGACTGGGCCAAGGGGCTGGATGTACCAACCTTAGCGAACAGCGAGCCTGTAGAATACCTGTACTGGCCTGGTTGCAGCGGCGCCTTTGATGAAAGAAATAAAAAGATTTCTATAGTCATTGTCAAGCTGCTGCAAAAAGCCGGTGCTTCATTTGCTATTCTGGGAACAGAAGAAACTTGCTGCGGCGATTCCGCCCGGCGTTTGGGCAACGAATATCTCTACCAGACGTTGGCTGCGCAGAATATCGAGACGATGAATAGCTATGGAGTGAAGAAGATTATCACTGCCTGTCCGCATTGCTTTAATACGTTTAAAAATGAATATCCTCAATTCGGCGGCAACTATGAGGTTATCCACCATTCTGCTTTAATGGCATCACTGGTTCAAGCCGGCAAGCTGAAGCCAGAGACGCCGATTGCCGGCAGCTATACCTACCACGACTCCTGTTATTTGGGGAGATATAACGACATTTATGCTGAACCCCGGGCCGTGCTGGCGGCAATCCCCGGCCTGCAGGGCAAAGAGATGATTGAGAGTAAAGTCAACGGTTTCTGTTGCGGCGGCGGCGGCGGCCGGATGTGGATGGAAGAGGAACCCAACCAGCGCGTCAATGTCAAACGGACCGAACAGGCCATAGCAACCGGAGCGAATTTATTTGTCACTGCTTGTCCCTACTGCCTGACCATGCTGGAAGATGGGACTAAATTGAAAGATGTTGATGAAACCATTAAAACCCAAGATATTGCTGAGATACTTTGGGATAGTGTGAAGTAA
- a CDS encoding nitrogenase component 1: MKINLDTPVVESREQRLGTIIAWDGKASDLSRQSAYARAEGCGAGCGDKARRICELQGPFTQGSVCSEQMVECQAGHVRDAVLIQHSPIGCGAGQVIYNSIYRNGLAMRNLPVENLHMINTNLKEEDMIFGGEQKLEQSIRDAWERHRPKAIFIGTSCATGIIGDDVDSIAGQLTAELNIPVIPLHCEGFKSKHWSTGFDATQHGILRQIVDRRPQRQEDLVNVINLWGTDVFTPMLAELGLRVNYVVDLATVEDLAKMSSAAATVGFCYTLSSYLGAALEQEFDVPEIKAPQPYGFAGTDAWLRELARVTGREEQAESYIAREHARIAPRLAELRQLLKGKKGYVATGSAYAHGLIAVLRELGIEVNGSLVFHHDPVYDSQDTKQDSLAYLVDNYGDVPSFSVSNRQQYQFYGLLQRVQPDFILIRHNGLAPLASRLGIPAAPLGDEHHALGYQGMVNLGESILDILAHKKFHQNLAAHVKLPYKKEWLELQDPFALARRQPESGEEKRYA, encoded by the coding sequence ATGAAGATAAACCTTGATACACCGGTGGTGGAAAGCCGTGAGCAGCGTTTAGGTACAATTATTGCCTGGGACGGCAAGGCGTCCGACTTATCCCGGCAATCGGCCTACGCCCGGGCTGAGGGCTGCGGGGCGGGCTGCGGCGATAAAGCCCGCCGGATCTGTGAACTGCAGGGTCCGTTTACGCAGGGGTCGGTTTGCAGCGAGCAAATGGTGGAATGCCAGGCCGGGCATGTAAGGGATGCGGTGCTCATACAGCACTCGCCCATCGGCTGCGGGGCCGGACAGGTAATCTATAATTCCATTTATCGCAATGGACTGGCTATGCGGAATTTACCGGTGGAAAATTTGCATATGATCAATACCAATTTGAAGGAAGAAGATATGATTTTTGGCGGTGAGCAAAAGCTGGAACAGTCGATCCGGGATGCCTGGGAGCGGCACCGCCCCAAAGCGATTTTTATCGGCACTTCCTGTGCAACCGGCATTATCGGCGATGATGTTGACAGTATAGCCGGGCAGCTGACTGCCGAACTGAACATTCCAGTCATTCCGCTGCATTGTGAAGGGTTTAAGTCCAAACACTGGAGCACCGGTTTTGACGCAACCCAGCATGGGATCCTGCGGCAGATTGTCGACCGGCGGCCCCAAAGGCAGGAAGACCTGGTAAATGTGATCAATTTATGGGGAACTGACGTATTTACGCCAATGCTGGCCGAACTGGGGCTGAGGGTAAACTATGTGGTGGATTTGGCTACCGTGGAAGACCTGGCGAAGATGTCCTCAGCCGCGGCCACCGTGGGATTCTGCTATACATTGTCTTCTTATCTGGGCGCGGCCTTGGAGCAGGAGTTTGACGTTCCTGAAATCAAAGCGCCGCAGCCTTATGGCTTTGCCGGAACGGACGCCTGGCTGCGGGAACTGGCCAGAGTTACCGGACGCGAGGAACAGGCGGAAAGCTATATTGCCAGGGAGCATGCCCGGATTGCGCCGCGTCTGGCCGAATTGCGCCAATTGCTGAAAGGCAAAAAAGGCTACGTGGCTACCGGATCGGCTTATGCGCACGGGCTGATTGCCGTATTGCGGGAACTGGGCATTGAAGTAAACGGGTCGCTAGTTTTTCATCATGATCCGGTGTATGACAGTCAGGATACCAAACAGGACTCGCTGGCCTACCTGGTGGACAATTATGGCGATGTGCCTTCGTTCAGTGTAAGCAACCGTCAGCAGTATCAGTTTTACGGTCTGCTGCAAAGAGTCCAGCCCGATTTTATTCTCATTCGCCACAACGGTCTGGCGCCGCTGGCGTCCCGCCTGGGTATTCCGGCAGCGCCGCTGGGTGACGAGCATCATGCGTTAGGCTATCAGGGAATGGTGAATCTCGGTGAATCCATTCTCGATATTCTGGCCCACAAAAAATTTCACCAGAATCTGGCGGCTCATGTCAAGCTGCCGTATAAGAAAGAGTGGCTGGAGTTACAAGATCCCTTTGCCCTGGCCAGGCGGCAACCAGAGTCCGGAGAGGAGAAGCGTTATGCCTGA
- a CDS encoding nitrogenase component 1 gives MPEQNFSTTAAPEGESVKTNSIQQIRYVCSIAAMHSASAIPGVIPITHCGPGCADKQFMNIAFYNGFQGGGYGGGSVVPSTNATEREVVFGGADRLRELIESTLKILDADLFVVLTGCISDLVGDDVGSVVSEFRSKGVPVVYAETGGFKGNNFTGHELVARAIIDQYVGSYEGPSEPGLINVWSLLPYHNTFWRGDLTEIKRILEGVGFKVNILFGPESQGVSEWKAIPRAQFNLVLSPWLGLQTAQHLEEKYGQPFLHVPVIPIGAMETSAFLRRVVAFAGLDPMVAEAFIAREEASYYRYLEDFSDFYAEYWWGLPAKFSVIGDSAYNLALTKFLVNQLGLIPSRQIITENPPEEYRQQIALQYQNIAEDVSASVGFEEDSYRIHQIIRNTSFGHKPPIIFGTTWERDLAKELKGAIVEVGFPSSYEVVLSRAYVGYRGALTLLEKIYTTTVGASA, from the coding sequence ATGCCTGAACAAAATTTCTCAACAACCGCCGCACCGGAGGGTGAATCAGTCAAAACCAATTCCATTCAGCAGATTCGGTATGTTTGCTCCATTGCCGCTATGCACAGCGCCTCGGCCATTCCCGGGGTAATTCCCATTACGCATTGCGGTCCTGGCTGTGCGGATAAGCAATTCATGAATATCGCCTTTTATAACGGCTTTCAGGGCGGCGGATATGGCGGCGGATCGGTCGTGCCAAGCACAAACGCCACCGAGCGCGAGGTGGTGTTCGGCGGCGCTGACCGGCTGCGGGAGCTGATTGAGTCTACCCTTAAAATTCTTGATGCCGATTTGTTTGTTGTCCTGACCGGCTGTATTTCCGACCTGGTAGGCGATGACGTCGGTTCGGTGGTCAGCGAGTTTCGGAGCAAGGGCGTGCCGGTTGTGTATGCTGAAACAGGCGGGTTTAAAGGCAATAATTTTACCGGTCATGAGCTGGTTGCCAGGGCAATTATCGACCAGTATGTCGGCAGTTATGAAGGGCCGTCCGAGCCTGGATTAATCAATGTCTGGTCGCTGCTGCCTTACCACAATACCTTCTGGCGGGGTGATCTTACAGAAATAAAACGGATCTTGGAAGGAGTGGGGTTTAAAGTAAATATATTATTTGGCCCTGAGTCGCAGGGCGTTTCCGAATGGAAAGCTATCCCCAGGGCGCAGTTTAATCTGGTGCTGTCGCCCTGGCTGGGCCTTCAAACGGCGCAGCACCTGGAAGAAAAATATGGACAGCCCTTTTTGCATGTTCCGGTAATTCCAATCGGAGCCATGGAAACCAGCGCTTTTTTGCGCCGGGTCGTTGCATTCGCCGGACTTGACCCTATGGTTGCTGAAGCTTTTATTGCCAGGGAGGAAGCTTCCTATTATCGCTATCTGGAAGATTTCTCTGATTTTTATGCGGAATACTGGTGGGGTCTGCCAGCTAAGTTCAGCGTAATCGGCGACAGCGCCTATAACCTTGCTTTAACAAAATTTTTGGTAAACCAGCTTGGCCTGATTCCCAGCCGACAAATAATTACGGAGAATCCGCCGGAGGAATACCGTCAGCAGATTGCGCTGCAATACCAAAATATTGCGGAGGATGTTTCCGCCAGTGTGGGGTTTGAGGAAGATAGTTACCGCATTCATCAAATCATACGCAATACCAGTTTTGGTCATAAGCCGCCAATTATCTTCGGGACTACCTGGGAACGGGATTTGGCTAAAGAATTAAAAGGAGCGATTGTTGAAGTTGGGTTTCCATCCTCCTATGAAGTGGTTTTATCGCGGGCCTATGTCGGGTATCGCGGCGCGCTTACTCTGTTGGAGAAAATCTACACAACAACCGTAGGGGCCAGTGCGTAA
- a CDS encoding O-acetylhomoserine aminocarboxypropyltransferase/cysteine synthase family protein translates to MSEQTGRKLGFDTLALHAGQEPDPATGARAVPIYQTTSFVLGDTDRAARLFALDELGYAYTRMINPTQSVFEERIAALEGGVGALAVASGQAAITYSILTIAQAGDEIVSSSTLYGGTYNLFHHTLPKLGIKVHFVDPEDPGNFRKAITPATKAVYAEIIGNPKIDILDVEEVAKAAHENGIPLIVDSTFATPYLHRPFAWGADIVVHSATKFLGGHGTSIGGVIVDSGNFSWDNGKFPGLAAPDPSYHGLSYTEKFGNAAYIFKVRVSLLRDTGAAISPFNAFLFLQGLETLSVRLERHVANARKVAVFLENHPYVNWVNYPGLESSPSYAKARKYFAKGEGAILTFGIKGGLKAGVSFINHLSLFSHLANVGDAKSLVIHPASTTHQQLTPDEQLLSGVTEDLVRLSIGLEDIDDLLYYLDQALTASQN, encoded by the coding sequence ATGAGTGAGCAGACAGGTAGAAAACTTGGTTTTGATACATTGGCCTTACATGCCGGGCAGGAGCCTGATCCGGCAACCGGAGCCAGGGCAGTGCCTATTTATCAGACGACTTCTTTTGTCCTGGGCGATACCGATAGAGCGGCAAGACTATTTGCGCTGGATGAGCTCGGTTATGCTTATACCAGGATGATTAATCCGACCCAGTCGGTTTTTGAGGAACGCATTGCCGCGTTGGAAGGCGGCGTCGGCGCATTGGCGGTGGCTTCCGGCCAGGCTGCCATTACTTATTCCATCCTGACCATTGCCCAGGCCGGCGATGAAATTGTTTCATCCTCGACCTTGTACGGCGGCACTTATAATTTGTTTCATCATACCCTGCCCAAGCTGGGGATAAAGGTTCATTTTGTTGATCCGGAAGATCCCGGAAATTTCCGGAAAGCAATTACTCCGGCGACCAAGGCGGTCTATGCGGAAATTATCGGCAACCCCAAAATTGATATTCTGGATGTCGAGGAGGTAGCCAAAGCAGCCCACGAAAATGGTATCCCGCTCATTGTGGACAGCACGTTTGCCACACCTTATTTACACCGTCCATTTGCCTGGGGCGCCGATATTGTGGTTCATTCGGCGACCAAATTTCTGGGGGGACATGGAACCTCAATCGGCGGCGTAATTGTTGATTCAGGGAATTTCAGCTGGGATAACGGCAAGTTTCCCGGACTGGCAGCGCCTGATCCAAGTTATCATGGCCTGTCTTATACCGAAAAATTCGGCAATGCGGCCTACATCTTTAAAGTTCGGGTTAGTCTGCTGCGCGATACCGGGGCTGCAATCAGCCCGTTCAATGCTTTTTTATTTTTGCAGGGACTGGAGACTCTGTCGGTACGCCTGGAACGCCATGTTGCAAATGCCCGGAAAGTCGCCGTATTTTTAGAAAATCATCCCTATGTCAACTGGGTGAACTATCCGGGTTTGGAAAGCAGTCCTTCCTATGCCAAAGCCCGGAAATATTTCGCCAAGGGCGAGGGCGCCATTCTCACCTTTGGTATAAAGGGCGGCTTAAAAGCAGGCGTCAGCTTCATCAATCATCTATCGCTGTTCTCCCACTTAGCCAATGTCGGCGATGCCAAATCGCTGGTTATTCATCCGGCCAGCACCACCCATCAGCAGTTAACGCCTGACGAACAATTGCTGAGCGGCGTTACGGAGGATTTAGTACGGTTATCCATTGGTCTGGAAGATATTGATGATCTTTTATATTATTTGGATCAGGCACTGACGGCAAGTCAGAACTAG